The Epinephelus lanceolatus isolate andai-2023 chromosome 12, ASM4190304v1, whole genome shotgun sequence genome segment ATTAAAACAGTGATACTGTCTTCCATTTCACAGACCTATTCTGGGCTCTTCTGTGTGACTGTCAACCCCTACAAGTGGCTGCCAGTCTACAACCAAGAGGTGGTTGTTGCCTacagaggaaagaagaggagtGAAGCTCCTCCTCATATCTTCTCCATCTCTGACAATGCCTACCAGTACATGCTGGCAGGTAAAAAGAACATTAGATGATGTCACCATGTCTCGTACATGTAACTTTTGTTCCACATAATTATAATGAATCTTGCTACCTACAAAATTGTCCTCtctggaaacttgttttttgTAGACCGTGAAAACCAGTCAATTTTGATCACGTATGTAATGTCTTACACTTCAAAACATAAATGACACTGTATGCTCTGGAATAAAATCTTATTCTATATTATGTCACTGTAGGTATTGATCATTGACTTTACTATTACAGTGGAGAATCTGGTGCAGGAAAGACTGTCAACACAAAGAGAGTCATCCAGTATTTTGCAAGTATTGCAGCTGGAGGCATAAAGAAAGACACCGTTGCCAAGGACAAGGTAAATAACAAGCTCTGTCAAATGTGTGAGTTCTCAGAGGTCTGGTGCATCTCTAACAGGCTACAACTACAgataacacaacaaaaaaagagtgTAACTATCAACTCTTATCCCCTGTAACTACAAAGGAATAGATTTGCCTTATATGCTCAATTAAATTCCTGGTATTAAGTAACACCGACAGTAATCTTTGTGCACTGGTCCCAAATCAAACTCCTGTCATGATTTCCACCTTCAATAGCTACTGTGGTCGATAATTTGTAGGTTCTGTTCCTCAAACGTTCACAAACTGACACCAGAGGCTGCTAAAGTCTCTTTGTGTATCTCTAAACATTAATCACAGATTGAGCATAAACAATGTTCCTCTTTCACAGGGTACCCTGGAGGATCAAATCATTCAGGCTAACCCTGCTCTGGAGGCCTTTGGGAATGCAAAGACTATCAGGAATGACAACTCCTCCAGATTTGTGAGTGTTGAATCTTTGTTTGACTTAATTGTGAAAAATATGTAATCAAGTTCCCATGCAAACACAATCAGTGGTGGTAGCAGATATCAAGGTGttcttaaataaacaaacttaattCTTTCAGGGTAAATTCATCCGAATTCATTTTGATACCAGGGGGAAGTTAGCCTCTGCTGATATTGAAACATGTAAGAACAAACACCCTTTTACACTAATACTGggaatattattttatttacatgttttaacatAGTAATATAGTTCATACTACACATACTTACACACAAAGTAATTTCTCTCTTGTATTTTTCACATGTCAGACCTTCTGGAGAAATCTCGTGTGATCTTCCAGCTCAAGGCTGAGAGAGATTACCACATTTTCTACCAGATTTTGTCCAACAAGAAGCCTGAACTCCTGGGTGAGTACAAGGCTGTGGtggctgcccccccccccccaactttctcactctctctctcacacacacacacacacacacacacaacacacacaagacaaaaaaaaagacatggctGTCACtgatattttatttcagttgtgTGTCCATCCATCTGACCTtgtcccactctctctctgtgtcctccagAGATGCTGTTGATCACAAATAATCCCTACGACTACGCCTTCATCTCTCAGGGGGAAACCCAAGTGGCCTCCATCAATGATTCAGAGGAACTGATGGCAACAGATGTCAGGCTCTcactcattcctcttttttACAAGACATTAAACTTTAATCATAATGACGAAATTAGTTACACTGGATTCATACGAAAAGCAACCCCGTGTTAAAACAATCCTGTATTAGAACAACGCAGGGGGCCATGTTGGTTTAGGTACTGATGAGAGAATGAAATACATCCAGGAAGTCTAGTTGGAGTAACAGATTAATGTATCTAAAGACTTATCAGATGCCAAAACAACATCACAACAGTTTATCATACCCAGAGACAGGATTCTACAACTTAGTTATCACAGCAGCAActagcagctttttttttagtCCTGCGTCAAATGTCTTTGttagtttttatcatatttagtCAACCtcatcctgttttgtttttttgtcaattttttgttgactaaaaggttcagtgtgtaggatttagggggatatattggcagaaatggaatattataTAGTATtgtataataagtatgttttctctaGTGTTCGTTACCTTATAATGTGCTGTTTATATTTTCATAGGTCATCTATGAAGATTACCATGTTGCACTGGTGTATTTCTACAGAAGCcaagaatggacaaactaaacaccaGCTCTAGACAggatcattttgcatttttgtttttttatatttacgTGTCTGCCACCATTTTCAGAAGCCCGTCTGTAGCAAGCGGGATTAAGACCGATTTGTAATGTAAAACTGATATTTTTTAGTATTTGTAATGCTTAAAATCACCTAGTCTGTGAACATCTTGATCAtaagttatcagagagaaaaaaggtgagcacacattaccATGTGGTTGGTTAGCCACCTGTCTTCAACATgcaaaacagcatcagagaaacgctgatttgtaatgttaaactgctttattcagtgttttcatggtttaaatcactgggtccatttgttatggagaggaggagacctcggaaCCTCCTgtacaatgaacactgaaggaatcctaaccaggagaagtttcagctggttgcaatctgcaatccttacTGCTGGACACCACCaaatcctcctaaatcttacacacttcacCTTTAAAGTCCGGGCATTTGCATCTTatcttagtcaaagaaaaccgTAACTAGTTTAGCATAGTTTTTTGTATAATTTTGATTAAAGCCATCTTCCCTACCCAAATGCTGACAAGTTACCACATGCTCCTCGACAGGATGCCTTTGATGTATTGGGCTTTACGCAAGAGGAAAAGAACTCTGCGTACAAGTTGACTGGTGCCATCATGCATCATGGCAACATGAAGTTCAAGCAGAAGCAGCGAGAGGAGCAGGCTGAGGCTGTTGGCACTGAAGGTGAGAGACCGTGGTTTGTCAGGTTGGCTCAGAACCAATCAGAAGAGACACTTACAGTTACAGTACTTATGCAGTTTTACAACATTCACTCTTCTTCTTCAGATGCTGACAAAGTTGCATATCTGATGGGCCTGAACTCTGCTGACCTCATCAAAGGTCTCTTGCACCCAAGAGTCAAAGTGGGAAATGAGTGGGTCACCAAGGGACAAAATGTTGCTCAAGtaagaagcaaaaaagtcaatgTAACTCTTTCTTATACACAAAGGTTCTTTACCAAGGGTCACATTATGTTTCATATATGGCTACTGCTACAAAAGCTGAAaggttgcttaaaaaaaaatcacaaaaaaataaagaaacatttcACTGCTTGGTATTACATAAATTGTCTGTTCCCCAGGTGACCTATGCTGTTGGAGCTCTGTCCAAGGCTGTATATGAAAGGATGTTTCTGTGGATGGTGATGAGAATCAACCAGTCACTGGAGACCAGGCAGCCTCGCCAGTACTTCATTGGTGTTTTGGACATTGCTGGATTTGAGATTTTTGATGTAAGTTGTCCTGTAAGCCCACAGTAAACCAGCTCCCTTTTAACAGAAACTGGATGGATAAgcctattttttttctatttgcaGTTCAACACCTTTGAGCAGCTGTGCATCAACTTCACCAATGAAAAACTGCAACAGTTTTTCAACCACCACATGTTTGTGCTGGAGCAGGAAGAGTACAAGAAAGAGGGCATTGAATGGACTTTCATAGATTTTGGGATGGACTTGCAGGCCTGCATTGACCTGATTGAAAAGGTGAGATACTGGACTATTACATGTCCAGACAAACATAAAGATTGACTGAaagtattgtgattttttttttcaaaccactcaTATTTTTGTCCCCTCAGCCCATGGGTATCATGTCCATCCTTGAAGAGGAGTGCATGTTCCCCAAAGCTTCTGATACCACCTTTAAAGCTAAGCTCTATGACAACCATCTGGGGAAATCTGCCAATTTCCAGAAGCCCAGAATTGTCAAAGGGAAACCAGAGGCCCATTTTGCCCTGATCCACTATGCTGGAATTGTTGATTATAATATCAACAACTGGCTGGTGAAGAACAAGGATCCTCTGAATGAGACCGTTGTTGGGCTCTACCAGAAGTCTAATCTCAAGCTGTTAGCTACCCTCTTTGCAAACTACGCTGGAGCCGATTCAGGTACCCTGCAATGAATTTCTTGTTTGGaaataacaatgtttttttgtctagCTATGATGTTACACTTTAAGATTGTATTTCTGAACAGTTGCGGCCGAAGTTACTGAAGgcaaaaaagagaagaagaagaagggatcATCGTTTCAGACTGTGTCTGCTCTTCATAGGGTATTGTGTATTATTGTTTATATGGTATTTTGTATGATGCCGATTAATTCAACAGCCAACAATTACAAATGTATGCCTCATCATATTAATAGGAGAACCTGAACAAGTTAATGACCAACTTGAGGTCAACTCACCCTCACTTTGTGCGCTGCATCATCCCCAATGAGACCAAGACTCCTGGGGCCATGGAGAACCCTCTGGTGATGCACCAGCTACGCTGTAACGGTGTGCTGGAAGGCATCAGGATCTGCAGAAAGGGCTTCCCCAACAGGATCCTCTACGGAGATTTCAAACAGAGGTATTATCTAATCTAAATAACATACTTTATGCTTCAAAACAGAAGTTCAATATTGTTCTCcaacatgtatatatatatttttcttttccagATATCGCATCTTGAATCCTGCTGCCATCCCTGAGGGTCAGTTCATCGACAGCAGGAAGGGAGCTGAGAAACTTCTTGGGTCTCTGGACATTGATCATAATCAGTACAAGTTTGGACATACAAAGGTATCATCTGAAGTTGTTGTGATACTGTAAAAGGGAAACATTCTGGTAGGAGACGAAGAAGATGGCAAAAAAGTAAAATACCCATTGGTGTTGTCAGGTGTTCTTTAAGGCTGGTTTGCTGGGTCTGCTTGAGGAGATGAGAGACGAGCGTCTCTCCAAAATCATCACTGCTATTCAAGCCAGGTCCCGTGGGCTTTTGTCTCGTATTGAGTATCAAAAGATGGTGGAACGCAGGTATCTTTTGTGCCCAGCTGATATTGTTGCTGAAGATTCAAAAATGATTGGTTTGTGATTTGTACAGTTAACTAAAGCCttccattttatttaaaaaattatttagaGAAGCATTATTAGTGATCCAATGGAATGTCCGGTCATTCATGGGGGTCAAGAATTGGCCCTGGATGAAGCTGTTCTTCAAGATCAAACCTCTGTTGAGATCTGCTGAGGCAGAAAAGGAGATGGCCACCATGAAGGAAGAATTCCTGAAGCTGAAAGAGGCTTACGCAAAATCTGAAGCCCGTAGAAAGGAACTAGAGGAGAAAATGGTCTCTCTTCTTCAGGAGAAGAACGACCTGCAGCTTCAAGTTCAAGCGGTGAGAATGTCACTATACTGACAATTTCCTCTGGACATGTCTTTAAGCAATGTGTTAATGGCATCAAATGTTTGGCAGGAGCAAGATAATCTCTGTGATGCTGAGGAAAGATGTGAGGGGCtgatcaaaaacaaaattcaacTGGAGGCAAAAGCCAAAGAGCTTACTGAGAGactggaggatgaggaggagatgaATGCTGAACTGACTGCTAAGAAGAGGAAGCTGGAGGATGAGTGCTCTGAGCTGAAGAAAGACATTGATGACTTAGAGTTAACTCTGGCTAAAGTGGAGAAAGAGAAGCACGCTACTGAGAACAAGGTATGACATCTAACTTAACTATTTGTTTCACATCAGGAACTTAATCAGGCACTCAGTATCTTATCTTTTCTTGGTTGACAGGTGAAAAACCTGGTTGAAGAGATGTCAGCTCAGGATGAAATCATTGCTAAGttgacaaaggaaaagaaagccTTACAGGAAGCTCATCAGCAAACACTGGATGACCTGCAGAGTGAAGAAGACAAAGTCAACACCCTGACAAAGGCCAAGGTTAAGCTGGAGCAGCAAGTGGATGATGTAAGAACCCATATCAAAATTGTACTGCTTAGATGACATTGTAAGTATTAATAATTAAACAATTCACAAATGTATTTGCATTAAGCTTGAAGGTTCTCTTGAGCAAGAAAAGAAGGTTCGAATGGACCTTGAGAGAGCTAAGAGAAAGCTGGAGGGAGACTTAAAGTTGACCCTGGAGACCGTAATGGATTTAGAAAATGACAAGCAACAGCTGGAGGAGCGCCTGAAAAAGTACAAATTcagcatgaaactgctcattcAGTATGGTCATGTAATATTGTGTACACAGCTTTAATTAGCTAACACTGTTTAAACAAAATTCTGCAGGAAAGACTTTGAGATCAGCCAACTAAATGGCAGACTTGAGGATGAGCAGTCCATTATCATTCAACTCCAGAAGAAGCTGAAAGAGCTACAGGTACAGATGTGTACTAGTGGGTCTAATTAGATGTTAACATATTCCCAAAGTATTgctatatttaaacattttcttctggcactAGGCTCGTGTagaggagctggaggaagaGCTTGAGGCAGAGCGAGCTGCCCGAGCCAAGGTGGAGAAGCAGAGAGCAGACTTGTCCAGAGAGCTGGAGGACATCAGTGAGAGGTTGGAGGAGGCTGGTGGAGCAACATCTGCCCAGATTGAGATGAACAAGAAGAGGGAGGCTGAGTTCCAGAAACTCCGCAGAGACCTTGAAGAGGCCACTCTGCAGCATGAAGCCACTGCTGCCACTCTCAGGAAGAAACAAGCTGACAGTGTTGCTGATCTGGGAGAGCAGATCGACAACCTGCAGAGAGTCAAGCAGAAactggagaaggagaagagtGAGCTCAGACTGGAGCTGGATGATGTGGTTTCCAGTATGGAacaaatagttaaatctaaggTATGTGCACATGAAGATGCTCTAGGTAAATTTCCACACGGGCTGAACTGGCAACTTGGTTGTTAACTGAATTGTAACAGTTCAATACCTAGAGGAGATGCAACATTAGTAAACAGTGAACATGTACACCTTCAACTTTAATTTGATGTTGTTATAGGCCAGGTGGGTGAGACAATCtaaatttaatataaaatattctGTCCCTCCAAGATGGAACTGGGAGTTCAATGTAGTAAATAAATGTCTGGATATGTCTAATGCTGACAATTATTTAACAGTGCTTGTGAACAATGGTGTATTTCTTTTGAAGACTATCTTAGAGAAGACCTGCAGAACTTTGGAGGATCAAATGAATGAATACAGGAACAGGTGTGATGAAAATCAGAGATCCCTTCATGACTTCACCACCCAGAAAGCCAAGCTTCAAGCTGAGAATGGTCAGCATTACTCTTTTCACCTGAATAATAAAATTGTTTAATGTAGAACACTGCAACTCTAAAACTAAATGCTGCCCATCTAGATGAACTTTCAAGACAGCTGGAGGAAAAAGAGTCTCTGATTTCTCAGCTGACCAGAGGAAAAAACTCCTATACTCAACAAGTTGAAGACCTAAAAAGACAACTAGAGGAGGAAGTAAAGGTATGAAAATGGGAAAATTAGTTAAATTATCTTTAAGTTGCAAATACAGTTGCATGTCAAAGAGAAATACCTGCATTATCAATATTCATCCAGGCCAAGAATGCTTTAGCCCATGCAGTGCAGTCTGCTCGTCATGACTGTGACCTGCTCAGGGAGCAGtatgaggaggagcaggaggccaAGGCTGAGTTGCAGCGTGGCATGTCCAAGGCCAACTCTGAGGTGGCTCAGTGGAGAACTAAGTACGAAACTGATGCCATCCAGAGGACCGAGGAACTGGAGGAGGCCAAGTAAGTCCTGTACATGCAAGAACATCAACCTTAATATGACATAAGACAGACTTTGAGAGAAGAACActtaaaattatgttttcttaTTCAACCTGGCATGTTTGCCATGAATGTAGTAGGGGGTTGCTAAAACTgccccaaaataaaaagaacatttaAGCATCAGTGAATAatactggttttgttttttagaaagAAGTTGGCTCAGCGTCTGCAGGAGGCCGAGGAGGCTGTTGAAGCAGGAAATGCTAAATGTTCCTCTCTGGAGAAGACCAAACACAGACTGCAGAATGAGATTGAAGATCTTATGATTGATGTGGAGAGGtctaatgctgctgctgctgttctggACAAGAAACAAAGAAACTTTGACAAAGTATATCAGCATGTTCTAATCGCCAGAAACCTGGGGTTTCAAAGTATTGTTACAGTGCAACTTGCCCCTTTAAATAATTAtcatttgccaaaatgttgagAGCTCGATGTGGTGAGTTTAACTTGAAATCATGCAACTTGTATCTCAATGTCTAGATCCTGTCTGAGTGGAAACAAAAATATGAGGAGTGTCAGTGTGAGCTGGAGAGCTCTCAGAAGGAAGCCAGGTCTCTGAGCACTGAGCTCTTCAAACTGAAGAACTCCTATGAAGAATCTCTTGACCACCTGGAGACCCTGAAGAGAGAGAATAAGAATCTGCAGGGTAACATATTACTGAATTTGTCTAAACAGGCAATACATGCACATTGcaggtgcctaaaaagccaacTTAATACAACTACTTTCATTCACAGAGGAGATATCTGACCTCACTGAGCAACTtggtgaaggaggaaaaacCATTCATGAGTTGGAGAAAGTCCGTAAACAGCTGGAGCAGGAAAAGAGCGAGATTCAGTCTGCCCTTGAGGAAGCCGAGGTAAGACCAAAATCTCAAATCCTCAGTGTCTCACGTACTTACATTTATAGTTTCAAAATGAAGCCATAATTTGGAGAATAGTAAGTAATacatatgtttaaaaaatatcctGATGTCTATCTTAGGCTTCTCTTGAGCATGAGGAAGGCAAGATTCTCAGAGCTCAGCTTGAGTTCAACCAGATTAAGGCAGAAATGGAGCGTAAACTAGCAGAGAAGGATGAGGAGATGGAGCAGAACAAGAGGAACCTGCAGAGGATGATTGAAAACCTGCAGAGCTCTCTTGAGGCTGAGACTCGCAGCAGGAATGAGGCCCTCCGtttgaagaagaagatggaggGAGACCTCAATGAGATGGAGATTCAGTTGAGCCAGGCCAACAGGCAGGCAGCTGAGGCTCAGAAACAACTTAAGGCTGTTCATGCACACCTGAAGGTAAAAAAGAGGACACATCTTTCATTGTAATTCGCATAATTACTCTGGCATCTTTGTAACCGGAGCCTTTGAACATTTTCCAGGATGCTCAGCTCCAGCTTGATGACTCTCTTCGAACCAATGATGATCTCAAAGAGAACATTGCAATTGTGGAGAGACGCAACAACCTGCTTCAGGCTGAACTGGAGGAGCTCAGGGCTGCTTTGGAGCAAACTGAGAGAAGTCGCAAACTTGCTGAGCAAGAGCTGCTGGATGTTACTGAAAGGGTGCAGTTACTGCACTCACAGGTATGGTAGATGCTAGATTtagaatttttttatttttaaaatgttgctttttcGTACATTGTATAATGAAATTGCCTCATGTGTATAATAAAAGAACACCAGCCTGATAAATCAAAAGAAGAAGCTGGAGGCTGACACATCCCAGCTTCAGATTGAAGTAGAGGAAGCAGTACAAGAGTGCAGAAATGCTGAGGAAAAGGCCAAGAAGGCCATTACTGATGCTGCCATGATGGCAGAGGAGCTGAAGAAAGAGCAGGACACCAGTGCTCACCTGGAGCGTATGAAGAAGAACATGGAGCAAACCATCAAAGACCTGCAGCACCGTCTGGATGAAGCTGAACAGATCGCCatgaagggaggaaggaagcaGTTGCAGAAGCTCGAGGCCAgggtgaggtttttttttttttttttacatatatgaTTTGGGTAATTTGTGGTCAGCAGTGATGTTGAAGTAGTTATTCAGAGAGTAATCTGAAATATTGTCCTTGACCAGGTGAAGGAACTGGAAAATGAGGTTGAGATGGAGCAGAAGAAAAACGCTGAAGCTGTGAAGGGCATCCGTAAATATGAACGCCGTATCAAGGAGCTTACTTATCAGGTTTGAAGCAAGTAGCAAGCTTTATTATTCTGCATATGTGGTTTAAGTTCTTTTAAAAGAAATTACCTCAACCTTGTGTGTCATTTCAACAGACTGAGGAGGACCGCAAGAATATTGCCCGACTTCAAGATCTGGTTGATAAGCTGCAGCTGAAAGTGAAATCCTACAAGAGATCTGCTGAGGAGGCTGTAAGTGGAAATGTGTGAAGGAAGGTCTCCATCTGGCTCCTTCCCCTGTCAGTGTGTAACcatatttcttttatttacccTAAACAGGAGGAACAGGCTAATGTGCATCTTGGCAAGTTCCGTAAGATGCAGCACGAGTTGGATGAGGCTGAAGAGAGAGCTGACATCGCTGAGTCACAGGTCAACAAGCTGCGTGCCAAGAGCCGTGATGCTGGCCCCAAGGTTTGAAGCATGCACTTTGTCGCAGGTGCTTAGGATCTGACCCTGACACATGCTGCCCTCTGTTGGCTGCATTTAACATGTTGCTCAGCTCCTCAAGTATTTGTACAAATATATGTATTAGGTATATTGCAGTGCTTCAGTTTAAATTAGTCTGTTAATGAATACACAGCTTTGTGGCAATCAAGCAATACTAATCTCAAGACACTAACAgctg includes the following:
- the LOC117271989 gene encoding myosin-7-like isoform X3, which gives rise to MGDAEMAVFGLAASYLRKSDRERMEASTRPFDIKKECFVPDQVEEFVKATITSRDGDKVTVETQYGKTVVVKDSQILQQNPPKFDKIEDMAMLTFLHEPAVLFNLKERYAAWMIYTYSGLFCVTVNPYKWLPVYNQEVVVAYRGKKRSEAPPHIFSISDNAYQYMLADRENQSILITGESGAGKTVNTKRVIQYFASIAAGGIKKDTVAKDKGTLEDQIIQANPALEAFGNAKTIRNDNSSRFGKFIRIHFDTRGKLASADIETYLLEKSRVIFQLKAERDYHIFYQILSNKKPELLEMLLITNNPYDYAFISQGETQVASINDSEELMATDDAFDVLGFTQEEKNSAYKLTGAIMHHGNMKFKQKQREEQAEAVGTEDADKVAYLMGLNSADLIKGLLHPRVKVGNEWVTKGQNVAQVTYAVGALSKAVYERMFLWMVMRINQSLETRQPRQYFIGVLDIAGFEIFDFNTFEQLCINFTNEKLQQFFNHHMFVLEQEEYKKEGIEWTFIDFGMDLQACIDLIEKPMGIMSILEEECMFPKASDTTFKAKLYDNHLGKSANFQKPRIVKGKPEAHFALIHYAGIVDYNINNWLVKNKDPLNETVVGLYQKSNLKLLATLFANYAGADSVAAEVTEGKKEKKKKGSSFQTVSALHRENLNKLMTNLRSTHPHFVRCIIPNETKTPGAMENPLVMHQLRCNGVLEGIRICRKGFPNRILYGDFKQRYRILNPAAIPEGQFIDSRKGAEKLLGSLDIDHNQYKFGHTKVFFKAGLLGLLEEMRDERLSKIITAIQARSRGLLSRIEYQKMVERREALLVIQWNVRSFMGVKNWPWMKLFFKIKPLLRSAEAEKEMATMKEEFLKLKEAYAKSEARRKELEEKMVSLLQEKNDLQLQVQAEQDNLCDAEERCEGLIKNKIQLEAKAKELTERLEDEEEMNAELTAKKRKLEDECSELKKDIDDLELTLAKVEKEKHATENKVKNLVEEMSAQDEIIAKLTKEKKALQEAHQQTLDDLQSEEDKVNTLTKAKVKLEQQVDDLEGSLEQEKKVRMDLERAKRKLEGDLKLTLETVMDLENDKQQLEERLKKKDFEISQLNGRLEDEQSIIIQLQKKLKELQARVEELEEELEAERAARAKVEKQRADLSRELEDISERLEEAGGATSAQIEMNKKREAEFQKLRRDLEEATLQHEATAATLRKKQADSVADLGEQIDNLQRVKQKLEKEKSELRLELDDVVSSMEQIVKSKTILEKTCRTLEDQMNEYRNRCDENQRSLHDFTTQKAKLQAENDELSRQLEEKESLISQLTRGKNSYTQQVEDLKRQLEEEVKAKNALAHAVQSARHDCDLLREQYEEEQEAKAELQRGMSKANSEVAQWRTKYETDAIQRTEELEEAKKKLAQRLQEAEEAVEAGNAKCSSLEKTKHRLQNEIEDLMIDVERSNAAAAVLDKKQRNFDKILSEWKQKYEECQCELESSQKEARSLSTELFKLKNSYEESLDHLETLKRENKNLQEEISDLTEQLGEGGKTIHELEKVRKQLEQEKSEIQSALEEAEASLEHEEGKILRAQLEFNQIKAEMERKLAEKDEEMEQNKRNLQRMIENLQSSLEAETRSRNEALRLKKKMEGDLNEMEIQLSQANRQAAEAQKQLKAVHAHLKDAQLQLDDSLRTNDDLKENIAIVERRNNLLQAELEELRAALEQTERSRKLAEQELLDVTERVQLLHSQNTSLINQKKKLEADTSQLQIEVEEAVQECRNAEEKAKKAITDAAMMAEELKKEQDTSAHLERMKKNMEQTIKDLQHRLDEAEQIAMKGGRKQLQKLEARVKELENEVEMEQKKNAEAVKGIRKYERRIKELTYQTEEDRKNIARLQDLVDKLQLKVKSYKRSAEEAEEQANVHLGKFRKMQHELDEAEERADIAESQVNKLRAKSRDAGPKV
- the LOC117271989 gene encoding myosin-7-like isoform X1, with the protein product MGDAEMAVFGLAASYLRKSDRERMEASTRPFDIKKECFVPDQVEEFVKATITSRDGDKVTVETQYGKTVVVKDSQILQQNPPKFDKIEDMAMLTFLHEPAVLFNLKERYAAWMIYTYSGLFCVTVNPYKWLPVYNQEVVVAYRGKKRSEAPPHIFSISDNAYQYMLADRENQSILITGESGAGKTVNTKRVIQYFASIAAGGIKKDTVAKDKGTLEDQIIQANPALEAFGNAKTIRNDNSSRFGKFIRIHFDTRGKLASADIETYLLEKSRVIFQLKAERDYHIFYQILSNKKPELLEMLLITNNPYDYAFISQGETQVASINDSEELMATDDAFDVLGFTQEEKNSAYKLTGAIMHHGNMKFKQKQREEQAEAVGTEDADKVAYLMGLNSADLIKGLLHPRVKVGNEWVTKGQNVAQVTYAVGALSKAVYERMFLWMVMRINQSLETRQPRQYFIGVLDIAGFEIFDFNTFEQLCINFTNEKLQQFFNHHMFVLEQEEYKKEGIEWTFIDFGMDLQACIDLIEKPMGIMSILEEECMFPKASDTTFKAKLYDNHLGKSANFQKPRIVKGKPEAHFALIHYAGIVDYNINNWLVKNKDPLNETVVGLYQKSNLKLLATLFANYAGADSVAAEVTEGKKEKKKKGSSFQTVSALHRENLNKLMTNLRSTHPHFVRCIIPNETKTPGAMENPLVMHQLRCNGVLEGIRICRKGFPNRILYGDFKQRYRILNPAAIPEGQFIDSRKGAEKLLGSLDIDHNQYKFGHTKVFFKAGLLGLLEEMRDERLSKIITAIQARSRGLLSRIEYQKMVERREALLVIQWNVRSFMGVKNWPWMKLFFKIKPLLRSAEAEKEMATMKEEFLKLKEAYAKSEARRKELEEKMVSLLQEKNDLQLQVQAEQDNLCDAEERCEGLIKNKIQLEAKAKELTERLEDEEEMNAELTAKKRKLEDECSELKKDIDDLELTLAKVEKEKHATENKVKNLVEEMSAQDEIIAKLTKEKKALQEAHQQTLDDLQSEEDKVNTLTKAKVKLEQQVDDLEGSLEQEKKVRMDLERAKRKLEGDLKLTLETVMDLENDKQQLEERLKKKDFEISQLNGRLEDEQSIIIQLQKKLKELQARVEELEEELEAERAARAKVEKQRADLSRELEDISERLEEAGGATSAQIEMNKKREAEFQKLRRDLEEATLQHEATAATLRKKQADSVADLGEQIDNLQRVKQKLEKEKSELRLELDDVVSSMEQIVKSKTILEKTCRTLEDQMNEYRNRCDENQRSLHDFTTQKAKLQAENDELSRQLEEKESLISQLTRGKNSYTQQVEDLKRQLEEEVKAKNALAHAVQSARHDCDLLREQYEEEQEAKAELQRGMSKANSEVAQWRTKYETDAIQRTEELEEAKKKLAQRLQEAEEAVEAGNAKCSSLEKTKHRLQNEIEDLMIDVERSNAAAAVLDKKQRNFDKILSEWKQKYEECQCELESSQKEARSLSTELFKLKNSYEESLDHLETLKRENKNLQEEISDLTEQLGEGGKTIHELEKVRKQLEQEKSEIQSALEEAEASLEHEEGKILRAQLEFNQIKAEMERKLAEKDEEMEQNKRNLQRMIENLQSSLEAETRSRNEALRLKKKMEGDLNEMEIQLSQANRQAAEAQKQLKAVHAHLKDAQLQLDDSLRTNDDLKENIAIVERRNNLLQAELEELRAALEQTERSRKLAEQELLDVTERVQLLHSQNTSLINQKKKLEADTSQLQIEVEEAVQECRNAEEKAKKAITDAAMMAEELKKEQDTSAHLERMKKNMEQTIKDLQHRLDEAEQIAMKGGRKQLQKLEARVKELENEVEMEQKKNAEAVKGIRKYERRIKELTYQTEEDRKNIARLQDLVDKLQLKVKSYKRSAEEAEEQANVHLGKFRKMQHELDEAEERADIAESQVNKLRAKSRDAGPKKGFEEE